Proteins found in one Zea mays cultivar B73 chromosome 1, Zm-B73-REFERENCE-NAM-5.0, whole genome shotgun sequence genomic segment:
- the LOC118476123 gene encoding uncharacterized protein, which yields MTDEQWRALVAKWSDPKNMEISAKNKQNRSQVKFHQATGSRCYVAHLHAYKQKRNREEPSLDQTEELDAVDAFKTCHTSSKRGLSEPAREALSHMEALRAEPVAEGEMPASSVHLVSKVLSQSSSHQFLKSVGIKTSATSKASSSNHSELREQLAAEATAAVQGELDQLRKKCEEAEEQQARTQRELEEYKKITEKNSKEMEETNVLIKKLLSLHGNSSST from the exons ATGACTGATGAACAGTGGAGGGCATTAGTTGCAAAGTGGTCTGATCCAAAGAACATG GAAATAAGTGCAAAGAACAAGCAGAACCGCAGTCAAGTCAAGTTTCATCAGGCTACGGGTTCTCGCTGCTATGTGGCACACTTACATGCATAT AAGCAGAAGAGAAACCGAGAAGAACCCAGCTTAGACCAGACTGAAGAACTAGATGCGGTGGACGCCTTCAAGACCTGTCATACCAGCTCCAAACGTGGCCTGAGTGAACCGGCAAGAGAAGCACTT tctcatatggaggctttgagggctgaacctgttgctgaaggtgagATGCCAGCATCCAGTGTGCACCTTGTGTCGAAGGTGCTGTCCCAGAGCAGCTCACACCAATTCCTGAAAAGCGTCGGCATCAAAACATCGGCAACCTCCAAGGCTTCATCATCAAATCATAGTGAGCTTCGGGAACAACTTGCAGCTGAAGCGACGGCTGCTGTTCAAGGTGAACTCGACCAGCTCAGGAAGAAATGTGAAGAAGCTGAGGAACAGCAGGCGAGGACACAAAGGGAGTTGGAGGAGTACAAGAAGATAACAGAGAAGAacagcaaggagatggaggagaccaatgtgctcatcaagaagctcttgtccttgcatggtaactcttcttcgaCATGA